GGGCCTTGATGCGCCAGGGGGCACGCCACTTGGTACCCTTTTCTATTGGTGTGTTGTTCAAACTTCACGTGTACCTTGGCACTGCACGCATGTTCCTGAGTTAGCTAACAAACAATTTAGTAATGCGCCAGGAGTGAGTTTCCTTTTACTGGCATGCCAAGGGTGAGTTTTAAAAATGAAGACTAGGAGCAATGGTTATATTCACTTCTAGTAAAGTCTGAAATAAACCCTCACATTATAGAGGTCGACCCTCACCTTCAAATCTTCAAAGTCGGTACCCTGAATTCTCTGATTTCTGTCTATCCTAACTCTAAACATCTTTGGTGCATTGGGATAAGATATGATCGTGGCGAGGTTCATCATCTACTCTCACTGACAATATGGATCCACAAGTCTTCCTATCCCCTTATCTTCTTCCTCTATCCTCTCCTTTCCCTATCCCCTTTCCCTCTCCCCATCGTCAATCCATTTTCCTCCTCCCACCGGGTGCGATCTTGGCCCGCACCTTGGCGTGGCTGTCGTCGAGCGACAAGACATCAGGGTTGACGCGCATGTCGGCCGCCGGGAACCTCTTCGAGATGAGCATGCACGTGACGTGGAAATCGAAGAGGAACAACAGTACATATACCAGATGATGGACTGGAGCACGTTGAGCTGCACCACGAggccgttggggtggaggctgtacATACAGACGAGGAGCTGGATCCTGGATGCCCATCACTGACGAAGCTAAAACGAATCTGCTAGGGGCGAAAGAGAAAATATGAGTGTTTGAGGGGGGAGCTAAAAAGTTCCCATCTAAGNNNNNNNNNNNNNNNNNNNNNNNNNNNNNNNNNNNNNNNNNNNNNNNNNNNNNNNNNNNNNNNNNNNNNNNNNNNNNNNNNNNNNNNNNNNNNNNNNNNNNNNNNNNNNNNNNNNNNNNNNNNNNNNNNNNNNNNNNNNNNNNNNNNNNNNNNNNNNNNNNNNNNNNNNNNNNNNNNNNNNNNNNNNNNNNNNNNNNNNNNNNNNNNNNNNNNNNNNNNNNNACACATAGGTCCGCCGTTGATGCCCATGATAAGCATCTTGGGGAGCGTCGCGAACGAGAAGAGCGCGACGGACAAGTCAAGGCCGGTGAAGGTGATGGGGAGGCGCGACCATATGAGGAACATGGCGTCAATGACGAGCTTCTATAGCGTGTCCGCGATGACGAAGCGCAAGTCCATTATATGGAGAGCGTTGCTAGAGATGATCTTTAAGATGAGCAGCGGAACGGCGAAGAAGGCAACGAAGTGGTTTATCCCTGCACACTGGTCCACCACTGCATGCACAACAAGTGCTTCCTCCGTGCCTTGTAGAAGGAAGCGGAGGGCTGCCCGGTCCCCTACATGGGGTGTGCCTCCACGACGCACAGGTGCTGCTGCTTGAGGTGCTCCCGCATCatgccttccccctggttgtgtgcAGGCCGAGGCGCTCGAAGGATTTTATGTTATCGTGAGGACGGCCCAATTCAGATTTTTTGACAGGATTTGTCGCGTTTGCTAAAGAAAATTGTCATCCCCACGACAACATaaattgccatgaaaaacattcgatTTGTCATGCTCTCTCAGCGAACATCACCACAATAACATTTCCGCAAATCATTAGCTGGTCCAGAATACGATTTAATATTGTATACACACTATAAACAGTACTAATAAATGTACATAGCCTAGCTAGTAATCTTGAACCCAACAATCAACAGATGTTCCAGGGGTGAGAAGGAAAAGGTGCAATGAAAGAATAACAGCATTCCCTTTCAAAAAACATGAATTACACGACGCCATCCATGGAACTTGCTTACAAGTTTACAGTTACACcaatctttctttttttctttccaagagAAAACCAAACATCACAAAAACGGGCACACCATTCATTCATTCATCCAGTCAGGCCAAACCAATCGAGCTGAATTCCTCGACCACCACCAAATTGAGCATGTATGCGTGCACGCGTGCGAACGTGCCTCGCGCGCATGGACCAAAATCGCCAAGGATCTGAGCCGTAGGCTACTAGCACGTGGGGATATCGGAGGGCGGAGGCGGCAGCTTCTGGTTCGGCAGCGGCCCGTCGTTGACAAGCCACGCCATGGATAGGCCCCAGCTCAGGTGCACGTCCAGGTGGCAGTGCATGATCCAAACACCTACAAAAAAGTCAACGGTTCAATCAATACTGCAGCAGTCAACACAAAGTCAACCTGAAGCTAGTGCAAGTGGAGGTGGTTAAAATAACCTACCGGGGTTGTTGGCGACGAAGCGGATGGCGACCCAGCCGGCGGTGGGCACGCTGATGGTGTTCCGCTGCACCGGGTCGACGAGGTTGTACCTGGCGGTGTCGTTGGCGGCGTCGTAGTTGCCGAACCCGGTCCCGACGACGTGGAAGTCGTAGCCGTGCAGGTGCAGCGGGTGGCTCTCGGCGCCCTGGATGCTGGTGTCCTGCAGCACCACCTCCACGGAGGTGTTGAAGGCGAGCGGCACCACCCGGGTGCCGTGGGTCACGAACGTGTTGTTGGGCGGCGTGCCGGTGTAGTTGAACTTGCGCAGCGGCGCCGCGGGGAAGTTGGCCGCGAGCACGCCGTAGTACCGGCGCCTGTAGTGCGCCTGCAGGAGCGACGTCTTGGGCATCACGAACGACACGTTGTTGATGCTCGCCGCGAACCGGGTGTTGTTGGGCCCCTGGCACGTCCCGTTCACCGGGCTCTGGCACGGGTCGGCGCCCAGCCCCACGGCGAAGAAGAAGCTCCGGTCCACGCTCAGCGGCACCCGCGCCGGGTACCGCGCGCTCGCCAGGCTCCGGAAGTTGGACGAGAAGTTGGTCACCGCGCCCGTGTCGTTGTACCGCGGGAGCGGCGGCGCCGGGAGGCCCCGGAGCGCGGCGGGCCGCTGCGGGGCGTACTCGAggacggcggtggcggtggtgttGTCGAAGGTGCCCACCGTGTTGGTGTAGGGCGCGACGGCGATGGCGAAGGCCGTGGAGGACGGGTTGGTGGCCGCGGTGAGGAGCACGTCCATGGTCTGCCCCGGCGAGATGACGAGCGTGTTGGCGGCGAACGGCTTGACGTAGCTGGCGTCCGCCTGCACGACGGTGAGCGTGTGGTTGGCCACCGCGAAGAAGAGCTCGTCGTTGAGCGCCGCGTTGATGAGCCGCAGCATGTACGTCCTCCCGGGCTTCACCTTGAGCTTGAACGTGCTGTTGGCGCCGCCCGAGCAGTTGTACGTCGGGCCAGGGAAGCCGTTGAAGGTGTAGGCGTCGGACACGTTGGGCCCCCCGCCGGTCTGCAGCGCCTGCTTGATCACCGCCTCCGGGTCGGCGTTGAACCACTCACCTGCCAACCGACCAGCAGTCACGTTAGTAAGTTACAGTCGGTGAAGCACACACAGTGACAAAAATGGCGGACAGTGGAGTGTAGGAGACGTACCGAGCATGAGGGGGACTTCACGGTAGGGCTTGGGGAAGGGGTAGGGGACGCCGCGGGGCGGGAGGATGACGAGGGGGCCGTGGAGGGTGGCGCGGAGCCAGGAGAAGTGGGCGTGCCACCAGAGGGTGCCGCGCTGGCCGACGATGCGGAAGTTGTAGACGTAGCTCTGGCCGGGGCGCATGGGGCACTGCGTGATGTAGGCCGGGCCGTCCGCCCAGGCGCTGCGCAGCTGCCGCACGCCGTGCCAGTGGAAGGTGAcgttgttgttgatgttgttgtggACGTTGACGACGAGCCGGTCGCCCTCCCGCACCGTGATCCTCGGCCCCGGGAACCGCCCGTTCACCGTCGGGATGCTCTTGGTCGTGCACAGCCGCGTCACCGTCGCCATGGTCACGTTGAAGGTGTAGCGGCGGGTGAGGCCGGCGGTGAGGCCCGGCATGGCCAGGAGGAAGGCCAGGAGGAGGCATGCAGGCGAGGCGCACCGGAGGCGGCGAGCATCCATTCCCATTGTGCAGCTAGCTAGCTTCCTGCTGGCCACACTTCAACTCCGCGATCGATTAGCTATGTAAAGCTAGATCGAACTCTGCAGGAGCTGCAAGGGAGATGGATCGCTAGCTCGCTGGCTAGAGAGTGGATGGAGGTGCTGAGTGACATGAGTAGCTAGGGTTGGAGTGGCTATATAAACGGCCGGCGGCAGTGCTCCTGGCCTGCTCGTGGTGGCGTGCATGGTAGGGGGTCACCCAGTCATAGTGGTTGGCTGGGTTTGGTGGGCGTGCATAGAAATATTGTCACATAGGGCCGCTCCCCGCTAGCTCTTTCTGCTCGACTGGCCGATCTTTCCAGCCACCGGATCGGATCGACTGGCCCTGCGAGTGGTTGCGTCCGACGATTCATCCGTCGACCGGTGCAAGTTGACGGCAGGCTCCTTTTTTGTTTCTGATTCTGAAACCTAGGAAATGCTTTGATGGCCAGGAATATTAATTTAAGCACGCTACTTCATGTGCACCATGCAGCTGTGCTGACATGATGGTGCACCTAAACGCAGGCATGTCTTGGAATATcagtttctctttttccttttttctttttgagaGACTTCGAatatctttttcttttcttttggcgaGAAGCGAGACTTGGAATATCAGTTTCGTTCTCAGCTAAAAGCAAAAGCCTGCAATAGCTGAGAGTTTCAGTAAAGCTTGGTAGAGGAAATTTGTCGATGGGGTAGAAGATGATCAACATTTTCATCCCAGGCAGTATGGTGTATGCATCTGCTATTAACACCATGTGGAACACCGAAAGTGGGACGGTGCAGGAGTTCCTATACCGACAAACTGTTGCAAAGCTTAAGCTGGTGGGCTGCCATTAATCATTGAAACCAGAGGTAAATGATAATCTCATAATTGTTCTGTACCTCTGCCTCACACCGATAATTCAATATGGTGGCATATCACTTCTGAACTGAAGGCATGTGAAAGCCTCATGTGACCTTCACCGCGAATGACAAAAAAACTGTTTAGCCTTTTATGGGTGCTAGGTTTTGCTTTCTTTTTCAGAGAAACTGCTGGTTTCCGGCAGCGCCACATATCCAATTATATAAATTAGTCATAGAGAATGCAGATTCCTTTGTGAACTTCTCAAGTTAACTATGGCCCTCAGGGTCAAATCCATAACCACCTTTGTTTAAGCTTTTCATTTGCCGTCCTCTTCCTCGATCTTGTGCTGTCGGAACAAAATTAAATCACTGTCCTCTAATAAATTTTCTATTTGAAGCTTTTTTTTTATGTGTGTGAATGTGTGTGCTGCTCGCTTGTTGCTTAGAGCTGCGTGGTTGTTGCAGTGGAGCTCGCTGCTTTTGCCGGATTGGATTGTCATTGTACCCTGTGTGTTCTGATCTTAGTTTTCTTTTTTACTGGGCCCCAGTTAAAGCGTCTCGTTCTGTCTTGGTAACCAAGGGAGGGAGACCATGTAGGCACACACCTGAATAAACGCCCAGCCTAATGCTTCAAGGCGAGATTACCTCGGAAAGGATATGAATTAGTATTCCTAATGTATGCGTAGCAATCAGTAGCAAATAACAAATGGAAGCTCTTCGGAGACTAACTAATCAATCGCGCATCGCTTTATCTTTATTTGTCAGTTTATACGGTGTTGGTAACATTAGTATTTTATGCGGTAATTAAGCACGAAACACTTGCTTGCAAGAGGGTAAAGCTTGGGGTTCATTAAGGTTGTGAGATTGGTCCACGTATAATTAAACTCTGTTGTATGTTTGCCGCAGACTGCTGTTTAATATATATCTTTTCAAATGTTTGCCACCCagtaaaaagagaggagaaaacacGGACGGTAACAACTAGCCCCTGATATCCACTACTACCATATGTCTGCAGTGCAGGTAGATCGATACCAGCAGGAGATCTTCACGTTGGTTACGATGTGACAAAAAAACATCTGCGGCCAGTAGTTGCGACGCAAACGTCTGGCCGGTTTTTCGCGTCGATCGATCTGGCTAACTATCTTCAAGTTGAAGTATCATCACCAGACACTCCCTTCAGTCCTGGCTCACGTCGCCTGGGCGTTTGGCGTCATGGAGCGAGTGGTTGGCCATGCACCCGCGCTCCGCCTCCCGCGGCCGTGCGTGTGCTCCTGCTGGATCCAACGAACCCGTCGGCTTTCCTCGGGCGAGGCGTCCGGGCGAAGTTTACGGCCGGCCGATCGTACGAGGCCGGCGGTATATATCTTAAACTACGATTCGGTCAGTCTCGGGTTGCCATCGGCGTATCGGTCGCCTCAGCTAGCTGCTGCGCATGGACGCATGGTGGACGCGCTGATGATTGCGCGTCTGGTCGAGCCCGGTTCGATCGCATCATCGCCCGGGAGAAAACGAAGAGAAAGGGGAAAACTACCGGCGACCCGCCGGCAAAGCATGGATGGATGGCTACGCCTCGTTTGTTTTAGCACACGAACCAAGTTCTAGAAAACAAAGGGCATTGCACATCGGTGGTGTTTCCGACGTAGCGATTGCTGATTAAGCGGTCCGCTAATTCCATGCCGTTTGTTTCTGTTCGGAGATTCGTGCATTGCTATCTCCGCCTTCCACTCTGGTTGGAGTAGGCTTGGAGTTCAAGGATCACCCTAGAGGGGGTGTTGGAAATTTGCCAAAAATGCagcagtaatttcaaaaagttaTGGAAAGATTTTCGCATGCAGAGAGTAGGTGTCACACATACATGTGAGAAATGCTGGAAAAAATGATCGCCTGCCAGCGCGGGATAAACAACAAACTAAGTTATTGTGCAAGTAACAAGTAACTACAGTTCAAAGTATAAACACAAATTGTCATAAAAGTCTTTGAGTTACAGTAAGGACATATCTAAACACACTTAAATCTTTACGAATTTCTACACGTGTGTGTTCCTGCTTGTCCTTTACAAGCACATATGTTTTCACTTACTGTCGATCAGAATGAATATGGCCCAAACGCTTCGGTGGCCATTGACTTTGCGCACTAATCTCCGTGAAAGTTGGTTGGCTCAGTCAGCTTTGAGCAAATCATTCACTCAAAAGCGAACCCGTCAAAGCGTTTCTTTCCTCACATAGGACCCTCTCCTCTTGCTCTTTTCATTTCATAGCGATCAACTCTCTCNNNNNNNNNNNNNNNNNNNNNNNNNNNNNNNNNNNNNNNNNNNNNNNNNNNNNNNNNNNNNNNNNNNNNNNNNNNNNNNNNNNNNNNNNNNNNNNNNNNNNNNNNNNNNNNNNNNNNNNNNNNNNNNNNNNNNNNNNNNNNNNNNNNNNNNNNNNNNNNNNNNNNNNNNNNNNNNNNNNNNNNNNNNNNNNNNNNNNNNNNNNNNNNNNNNNNNNNNNNNNNNNNNNNNNNNNNNNNNNNNNNNNNNNNNNNNNNNNNNNNNNNNNNNNNNNNNNNNNNNNNNNNNNNNNNNNNNNNNNNNNNNNNNNNNNNNNNNNNNNNNNNNNNNNNNNNNNNNNNNNNNNNNNNNNNNNNNNNNNNNNNNNNNNNNNNNNNNNNNNNNNNNNNNNNNNNNNNNNNNNNNNNNNNNNNNNNNNNNNNNNNNNNNNNNNNNNNNNNNNNNNNNNNNNNNNNNNNNNNNNNNNNNNNNNNNNNNNNNNNNNNNNNNNNNNNNNNNNNNNNNNNNNNNNNNNNNNNNNNNNNNNNNNNNNNNNNNNNCTCTCCCGCACCACCGTCA
The sequence above is a segment of the Triticum dicoccoides isolate Atlit2015 ecotype Zavitan chromosome 1A, WEW_v2.0, whole genome shotgun sequence genome. Coding sequences within it:
- the LOC119282184 gene encoding putative laccase-11, with the protein product MGMDARRLRCASPACLLLAFLLAMPGLTAGLTRRYTFNVTMATVTRLCTTKSIPTVNGRFPGPRITVREGDRLVVNVHNNINNNVTFHWHGVRQLRSAWADGPAYITQCPMRPGQSYVYNFRIVGQRGTLWWHAHFSWLRATLHGPLVILPPRGVPYPFPKPYREVPLMLGEWFNADPEAVIKQALQTGGGPNVSDAYTFNGFPGPTYNCSGGANSTFKLKVKPGRTYMLRLINAALNDELFFAVANHTLTVVQADASYVKPFAANTLVISPGQTMDVLLTAATNPSSTAFAIAVAPYTNTVGTFDNTTATAVLEYAPQRPAALRGLPAPPLPRYNDTGAVTNFSSNFRSLASARYPARVPLSVDRSFFFAVGLGADPCQSPVNGTCQGPNNTRFAASINNVSFVMPKTSLLQAHYRRRYYGVLAANFPAAPLRKFNYTGTPPNNTFVTHGTRVVPLAFNTSVEVVLQDTSIQGAESHPLHLHGYDFHVVGTGFGNYDAANDTARYNLVDPVQRNTISVPTAGWVAIRFVANNPGVWIMHCHLDVHLSWGLSMAWLVNDGPLPNQKLPPPPSDIPTC